One region of Vitis vinifera cultivar Pinot Noir 40024 chromosome 1, ASM3070453v1 genomic DNA includes:
- the LOC100256051 gene encoding disease resistance protein RPM1, producing the protein MNPDLAGGMADGAVSFLLQKLEAFASTEWNLQENIRNGVRELQRELWRIEAMMRDADAKKDYDNQFNVWIQEVRTEAYAIEDVLDLFRLHWDQESVWRHLKMWHSISNLIQDINTRLAIIKQTKERYQIIKEINERYPMMVPTNSVSSETNTYHNVRAAPLILGWGNNTMGIDEPKRKLVSWASKSNQKLKVMFLVGMAGLGKTTLAYRVYEEVKEHFDCHAWIIASKYQTIDETLRSLLEELGSSTEGSGIVLLMQRLHNFLQHKRYVIVVDNLLVKDVWESIRLALPDGNDNRIIITTRRGDIANSCRDDSIDIHKVQPLSLQWAEQLFYKKAFLGDGSCPSGLEEVSKSILQKCDGLPLGIIEIGRVLRSKPRQTKYEWKKLHDSLESELRSGGALSDIMRVFSASYKDLPYHLKYCFLYMSIFPENNPVKRRRLIRLWIAEGFVTEERGKTLEEVGEEYLNELIGRSLIKANEMDFDGRPITVGVHSLMHRIILSVSQEENFCTVCAGPEGNLTDKPRRLSIQTGNFDVSQDLTCVRTFFSFSTGRINIGSNFKLLKVLDIQSTPLGNFPSAITDLVLLRYLSLRNTNIRSIPKSLRNLRHLETLDLKQTLVTKVPKAVLQLEKLRHLLVYCYNMESAPFDIVQGFKAPKGIDALKNLQKLSFVKASGQHRMIQGLDNLTQLRKLGIVELAEEHGASLCLSIEKMPNLHSLNVTSLNKEELLELDAMTNPPPLLQRLYLRGPLERFPRWVSSLHDLERIRLKWSSLTENPIGALQNLPNLTELQLLDAYTGTQLDFNSGKFQNLKILDLEQLKQLRFIIMEDGTLPCLQKLIIRQCNELEHVPVGIDGLHHLNELHLCDMPEKLVAQLKKNGGQFRHLVHHIPYIHSYNQGQLEDLS; encoded by the coding sequence ATGAACCCAGATCTAGCTGGAGGGATGGCAGACGGGGCTGTGTCGTTTCTTCTTCAAAAACTTGAAGCTTTTGCAAGTACAGAATGGAACTTGCAGGAAAATATCAGGAATGGAGTCCGTGAGTTACAAAGGGAGCTGTGGAGAATAGAAGCCATGATGAGAGATGCTGATGCAAAGAAAGATTATGATAACCAATTCAacgtgtggattcaagaagttcGCACAGAAGCTTATGCCATTGAGGATGTTCTTGACCTGTTCAGACTCCACTGGGATCAAGAATCAGTGTGGCGCCACTTGAAAATGTGGCACTCCATTAGCAACCTGATACAGGATATTAACACAAGGCTCGCGATCATTAAGCAGACAAAGGAGAGGTACCAGATCATTAAGGAGATAAATGAGAGGTATCCGATGATGGTCCCCACCAATTCAGTTAGTTCGGAAACCAACACATACCATAATGTGAGAGCAGCTCCTTTGATCCTCGGCTGGGGCAATAACACCATGGGCATTGATGAGCCTAAAAGGAAGCTGGTTTCTTGGGCATCAAAGTCGAATCAGAAACTCAAGGTTATGTTCCTAGTGGGGATGGCTGGGTTGGGCAAGACAACGCTTGCCTACCGCGTGTACGAGGAGGTGAAGGAGCACTTTGATTGCCATGCCTGGATCATTGCTTCAAAGTACCAAACCATAGATGAAACCTTACGGAGCTTGTTGGAGGAACTTGGCTCTTCAACAGAGGGGTCCGGCATAGTTCTTCTCATGCAGAGACTGCACAATTTTCTCCAGCACAAACGGTATGTTATAGTTGTTGACAATTTATTGGTAAAAGATGTGTGGGAATCCATTAGACTTGCCTTGCCAGATGGTAACGACAATAGAATAATTATCACTACAAGAAGAGGCGATATAGCTAATTCTTGCAGAGATGATTCTATTGATATCCACAAGGTTCAGCCACTGTCACTGCAATGGGCTGAGCAACTCTTCTATAAGAAAGCTTTCTTAGGAGATGGCAGCTGTCCTTCAGGCTTGGAGGAAGTCTCGAAATCCATCTTACAGAAATGTGATGGATTACCACTTGGGATTATTGAAATCGGTAGGGTCTTGCGGAGTAAGCCTCGTCAAACTAAATACGAGTGGAAAAAATTACATGATAGCCTTGAGTCTGAATTGAGAAGCGGTGGTGCCCTTTCAGATATTATGAGAGTGTTTTCTGCAAGTTACAAGGATTTACCTTACCATCTCAAGTATTGCTTCTTATACATGAGTATTTTTCCTGAGAATAATCCAGTTAAGCGAAGAAGACTGATTCGGCTATGGATAGCTGAGGGATTTGTAACAGAGGAGAGAGGCAAGACTCTTGAAGAGGTGGGGGAAGAGTACCTGAATGAGCTTATTGGCAGGAGTCTGATAAAGGCAAATGAAATGGACTTTGATGGAAGGCCAATAACTGTTGGAGTCCATAGTCTCATGCATAGGATAATTCTCTCAGTTTCACAAGAGGAGAACTTCTGTACTGTTTGTGCAGGACCAGAAGGAAACTTGACTGACAAACCCCGGCGCCTATCCATCCAGACGGGAAACTTTGATGTGTCTCAGGACTTAACCTGTGTTCGAACTTTTTTCAGTTTCAGTACAGGTAGGATAAACATTGGTTCGAATTTCAAACTATTGAAGGTTTTGGACATACAAAGCACTCCTTTGGGAAACTTTCCAAGTGCCATTACAGATCTTGTGCTCTTGAGGTACTTGAGTTTGAGGAATACAAATATAAGGAGCATCCCCAAATCCCTCAGGAACCTACGGCACCTTGAGACCTTGGATCTTAAGCAGACTTTGGTAACAAAGGTACCCAAAGCAGTCCTACAATTGGAGAAACTTCGCCATCTGCTGGTTTATTGCTACAATATGGAAAGTGCACCTTTTGATATTGTTCAGGGGTTCAAGGCACCAAAGGGGATCGACGCATTGAAGAACCTACAAAAGCTATCATTTGTAAAGGCGAGTGGGCAGCACAGAATGATACAAGGGCTCGACAATCTTACGCAGTTGAGGAAGCTGGGCATTGTAGAACTAGCAGAAGAACATGGGGCGAGTTTGTGCCTCTCAATTGAAAAGATGCCAAATCTCCACTCCTTGAATGTAACCTCCCTTAATAAGGAGGAGCTTCTGGAGCTTGATGCAATGACCAATCCACCGCCCCTTCTTCAACGCTTGTACCTCAGAGGGCCGTTGGAAAGGTTTCCACGGTGGGTATCTTCTCTACATGACCTGGAGAGAATACGCCTAAAATGGTCTTCACTCACAGAAAACCCGATTGGAGCTCTTCAAAACCTCCCAAATCTGACAGAGTTGCAGTTGCTTGATGCATACACTGGAACCCAGTTGGACTTCAACTCGGGAAAATTTCAGAACCTTAAGATATTAGACCTTGAGCAATTGAAACAACTGAGGTTTATCATAATGGAAGATGGCACATTGCCTTGCCTACAAAAGCTGATCATAAGGCAATGCAATGAGCTGGAACATGTCCCCGTAGGTATTGACGGGCTCCATCATCTCAATGAGTTGCACCTCTGCGATATGCCTGAGAAATTGGTGGCCCAGCTGAAGAAAAACGGTGGTCAATTTCGCCATTTGGTTCACCATATTCCGTATATTCATTCATATAACCAGGGCCAGTTGGAAGATCTTTCTTGA